One genomic window of Vibrio rhizosphaerae includes the following:
- the ileS gene encoding isoleucine--tRNA ligase, giving the protein MSEYKDTLNLPETGFPMRGNLAQREPDMLKRWYQEDLYGAIRKAKKGKKSFVLHDGPPYANGDIHIGHALNKILKDIIIKSKTLSGFDSPYIPGWDCHGLPIELMVEKKFGKPGQKLTAAEFRAKCREYAAGQVEGQKESFKRLGILGEWDKPYLTMDFATEANIIRALGKIADNGHLLKGFKPVHWCTDCGSALAEAEVEYKDKKSPSIDVRFKAVDVPALLSKFTLNQGHEGDGDVSIVIWTTTPWTLPANRAVCLRDDLEYVLIQLEADEATGRQAERIIVAAELAKDVMDRAGIEHFHNLGFATGADLELTRYHHPFYDFTIPAVLGDHVTTDSGTGVVHTAPGHGQEDFVVGQKYQLEVANPVGSNGVYLPDTELFAGQHVFKANDSVIEVLKEKGALLHHHAYEHSYPHCWRHKTPIIFRATPQWFVSMDQAGLRSKALAAIKDIKWMPDWGEGRIQSMVEGRPEWCISRQRTWGVPIALFVHKETSELHPNSSALIEQVAQRVEQKGIQAWWDLDITELLGDEAEQYEKVLDTLDVWFDSGVTHYSVVDNREEFHGAEADMYLEGSDQHRGWFQSSLISSIAMKDKAPYREVLTHGFTVDGQGRKMSKSIGNTIAPKDVVNKLGADILRLWVASTDYTGEVAVSDEILKRSADAYRRIRNTSRFFLANLNGFNPATDIVPMEEMVALDRWAVARALATQKEIIKAYDGYNTHAVVQRLMHFCSIEMGSFYLDVIKDRQYTAKCGGHAQRSCQTALFYIVEALVRWMAPIMSFTADEIWREMPELQANGATRHPFVFAEEWYDGLFDLQDGEPLDNAFWNSVQDVRGVVNKLLETARSEKIIGGSLQAEVTLYVDGELADQLNRLEDELRFVLLTSKAIVQPVSQKTEQAQSTEIEGLFVKVAATEAAKCERCWHHTDDVGTIAGHEHICGRCVSNVEGAGEVRKFA; this is encoded by the coding sequence ATGAGTGAATATAAAGATACCCTGAATTTACCTGAGACAGGGTTTCCAATGCGTGGCAACCTGGCGCAACGCGAGCCGGATATGCTGAAACGTTGGTATCAAGAGGACCTTTACGGCGCTATCCGTAAAGCTAAAAAAGGCAAAAAATCTTTCGTATTACATGATGGCCCTCCTTACGCCAACGGTGATATTCATATTGGTCACGCTCTGAATAAGATTCTTAAAGACATTATTATCAAATCCAAAACACTTTCAGGTTTTGACTCCCCCTATATTCCGGGGTGGGACTGTCACGGATTACCCATTGAGTTGATGGTTGAAAAGAAATTCGGTAAACCGGGACAGAAATTAACGGCAGCTGAGTTTCGTGCAAAATGTCGTGAGTATGCTGCCGGCCAAGTCGAAGGACAAAAAGAGAGCTTTAAACGTCTGGGTATTCTTGGTGAATGGGATAAACCTTATCTCACAATGGATTTTGCCACTGAAGCGAATATTATCCGTGCATTAGGCAAAATTGCTGATAACGGACACTTGCTCAAAGGCTTTAAACCGGTTCACTGGTGTACCGATTGTGGTAGTGCGCTGGCTGAAGCGGAAGTCGAATATAAAGATAAAAAATCACCATCGATTGATGTTCGCTTCAAAGCAGTTGATGTCCCTGCGTTGTTATCTAAATTCACTTTAAATCAAGGACATGAAGGTGATGGTGACGTCTCTATCGTGATCTGGACAACCACGCCGTGGACCTTACCGGCCAACCGTGCCGTCTGTTTACGCGATGATCTGGAATATGTGTTAATTCAGCTTGAAGCCGATGAAGCGACAGGGCGTCAGGCCGAACGGATTATTGTTGCGGCAGAATTGGCCAAAGATGTGATGGATCGTGCCGGAATTGAGCATTTCCATAATCTTGGATTTGCCACCGGGGCTGATTTAGAGCTAACCCGTTATCATCATCCTTTCTATGATTTCACTATCCCGGCTGTGCTGGGGGATCACGTCACAACTGATTCAGGAACCGGGGTTGTCCATACCGCACCGGGGCATGGTCAGGAAGACTTTGTCGTTGGTCAGAAATATCAATTAGAAGTTGCCAATCCGGTCGGTTCAAACGGTGTTTATCTGCCGGATACCGAATTGTTTGCCGGTCAGCATGTCTTTAAAGCCAATGATTCAGTGATTGAAGTGCTGAAAGAGAAGGGCGCTTTATTACATCATCATGCCTATGAACATAGCTATCCGCATTGCTGGCGCCATAAAACACCGATTATTTTCCGTGCCACACCACAATGGTTTGTGTCAATGGATCAGGCAGGGTTGCGCAGCAAAGCGCTGGCAGCGATCAAAGATATCAAATGGATGCCGGATTGGGGCGAAGGCCGTATCCAAAGTATGGTTGAAGGTCGTCCGGAATGGTGTATTTCCCGCCAAAGAACATGGGGTGTGCCGATTGCACTGTTTGTGCATAAAGAGACGTCTGAGTTGCATCCGAATTCTTCTGCGTTGATCGAGCAAGTTGCTCAACGCGTGGAACAAAAGGGCATTCAAGCTTGGTGGGATCTGGATATTACCGAATTGTTGGGTGATGAAGCTGAACAGTATGAAAAAGTATTGGATACGCTGGATGTTTGGTTTGATTCTGGTGTGACCCATTATTCAGTGGTCGATAACCGGGAAGAGTTCCACGGTGCTGAGGCTGATATGTATCTGGAAGGCTCCGACCAACACCGTGGCTGGTTCCAGTCTTCACTGATTTCATCGATTGCGATGAAAGATAAAGCACCATACCGGGAAGTTTTGACGCATGGTTTCACCGTGGATGGTCAAGGCCGTAAAATGTCTAAGTCGATCGGTAATACCATCGCGCCGAAAGATGTTGTCAATAAATTGGGTGCCGATATTCTGCGTTTGTGGGTTGCTTCTACGGATTACACTGGTGAAGTTGCTGTTTCAGATGAGATTCTGAAACGTTCTGCAGATGCGTACCGTCGAATTCGTAATACCTCGCGCTTCTTCCTGGCCAACCTGAATGGTTTTAATCCGGCAACAGACATTGTCCCGATGGAAGAGATGGTTGCCTTGGATCGTTGGGCTGTTGCTCGTGCGCTCGCAACGCAGAAAGAAATCATCAAAGCTTATGATGGGTATAACACGCACGCAGTTGTACAGCGCTTAATGCATTTCTGCTCAATTGAAATGGGATCGTTTTATCTCGATGTGATTAAAGATCGTCAATATACAGCGAAGTGCGGCGGCCACGCCCAAAGAAGTTGTCAAACGGCGCTGTTCTATATCGTTGAAGCCTTGGTTCGCTGGATGGCTCCGATTATGTCATTCACTGCTGATGAAATCTGGCGTGAAATGCCAGAGTTACAAGCAAACGGTGCAACACGTCATCCGTTTGTCTTTGCTGAAGAGTGGTATGACGGCCTGTTCGATTTGCAAGATGGTGAGCCTTTAGATAATGCATTCTGGAACAGTGTTCAGGACGTGCGAGGCGTCGTGAATAAACTGCTGGAAACCGCGCGTAGTGAGAAAATCATTGGTGGTTCGTTGCAAGCTGAAGTGACGCTGTATGTTGATGGTGAACTGGCTGATCAGCTGAACCGGCTTGAAGATGAACTGCGTTTTGTTTTATTGACCTCAAAAGCGATTGTTCAACCGGTTTCCCAGAAGACGGAACAGGCGCAAAGCACTGAGATTGAGGGGCTGTTTGTGAAGGTTGCAGCGACAGAAGCGGCGAAGTGTGAACGTTGCTGGCACCATACGGATGATGTCGGTACCATTGCCGGACATGAACATATTTGCGGTCGCTGTGTCTCGAATGTCGAAGGTGCTGGCGAAGTGCGTAAATTTGCTTAA
- the lspA gene encoding signal peptidase II, with the protein MTELTMKRSGIRWLWLAVVVFALDILIKLVVMNHMDYGWQHRIEVLPFFNLLYVHNYGAAFSFLSEQTGWQRWLFTGIALFVVLLLMFWMRRQPASERWTNSAYAMIIGGAVGNVFDRIVHGFVVDYLDFYWGGHHWPAFNLADSAICIGAVMLIFDGFRRKDEPK; encoded by the coding sequence ATGACAGAGCTGACAATGAAGCGTTCGGGAATCCGCTGGTTATGGCTGGCGGTTGTGGTTTTCGCGCTCGATATCCTGATCAAACTGGTCGTCATGAATCATATGGATTACGGATGGCAACACCGCATTGAGGTGCTGCCGTTCTTTAATCTGTTATATGTTCATAATTACGGTGCTGCGTTTAGTTTTCTCAGTGAACAGACAGGATGGCAGCGCTGGTTATTCACCGGTATTGCCCTGTTCGTGGTTCTGTTACTGATGTTCTGGATGCGTCGGCAACCCGCCTCCGAACGGTGGACAAACAGCGCCTACGCGATGATTATTGGCGGCGCTGTGGGCAATGTGTTTGATCGTATCGTGCATGGCTTTGTGGTCGATTACCTCGATTTCTATTGGGGAGGTCATCATTGGCCGGCCTTCAATCTGGCTGATAGCGCGATCTGCATCGGTGCCGTCATGCTGATTTTTGATGGTTTCCGTCGTAAGGATGAGCCGAAATAG
- a CDS encoding carbon starvation CstA family protein, translated as MLWFFVSLVALIGGYFIYGTLVEKIFGINEKRQTPAYSQRDGVDYVPISTPKVYLVQLLNIAGVGPIFGPIMGALYGPAALLWIVVGCIFAGAVHDYFSGMLSVRNGGASVPNISGKYLGNGAKHFMNAFAIILLLLVGVVFVSAPAGMITNLVNEQLSLQMGTGLMVIVIFAYYILATIVPVDKIIGRLYPLFGALLIFMSVGLITALMLSDKHTIMGGFEIQDLFSNLNPNNMPLWPALFITIACGAISGFHATQSPLMARCMENERNGRFVFFGAMIGEGVIALIWCTIALSYFGSLDGLSEAVAQGGPGNVVYSASFGLLGVFGGILAFLGVVILPITSGDTAFRSSRLILAEYFNVEQKNLRSRLLMAMPLFVVGGILTQVDFGIIWRYFGFANQTTAVVMLWTASAYLVRHQKFHWITTIPALFMTTVCVSFILNSSTLGFGLPMQISTILGFLASIAMLAYVLKVAKGHDNVALSEVKKAAKEQTKTA; from the coding sequence ATGCTATGGTTCTTCGTCTCCCTCGTCGCGTTAATCGGCGGTTACTTTATTTACGGTACACTTGTCGAAAAAATATTTGGTATCAATGAGAAACGTCAGACGCCCGCTTACAGTCAGAGAGATGGCGTTGACTATGTCCCGATATCAACGCCGAAAGTCTATCTTGTCCAATTACTGAACATCGCCGGTGTCGGCCCCATATTCGGACCAATTATGGGAGCCCTATACGGTCCGGCGGCATTATTATGGATTGTCGTCGGCTGTATTTTTGCCGGTGCTGTACATGATTATTTCTCTGGTATGCTCTCCGTCAGAAATGGGGGAGCCTCCGTACCGAACATCAGTGGCAAATACCTTGGCAATGGCGCGAAACATTTCATGAATGCCTTTGCGATTATTCTCTTGCTGCTCGTTGGCGTTGTATTTGTTTCTGCACCTGCCGGAATGATCACCAACTTGGTGAATGAGCAGCTTTCGCTGCAGATGGGAACCGGTCTGATGGTCATCGTCATTTTTGCTTACTACATTTTGGCAACGATCGTTCCTGTCGATAAAATTATCGGACGTTTATATCCATTATTCGGAGCATTGCTGATTTTTATGTCTGTCGGTCTGATCACTGCGCTCATGCTCTCCGATAAACATACCATCATGGGTGGTTTTGAGATTCAGGATCTGTTCAGTAACCTCAATCCGAATAACATGCCATTGTGGCCGGCACTTTTCATCACCATTGCTTGCGGTGCGATTTCGGGCTTTCATGCCACACAATCCCCTTTGATGGCGCGTTGTATGGAAAATGAAAGAAATGGGCGTTTCGTCTTCTTTGGTGCCATGATCGGCGAGGGCGTGATTGCTTTAATCTGGTGTACGATTGCCTTGTCTTACTTTGGTTCGCTGGACGGCCTGTCCGAAGCCGTCGCTCAGGGTGGCCCGGGAAATGTGGTCTATAGCGCTTCATTCGGATTACTGGGCGTATTCGGTGGTATTCTGGCCTTCCTTGGTGTAGTCATTCTGCCAATCACTTCCGGTGATACCGCTTTTCGTTCCAGCCGTCTGATTCTGGCCGAGTATTTTAATGTCGAGCAAAAAAACTTACGCAGCCGGTTACTCATGGCAATGCCACTCTTTGTTGTCGGTGGAATTCTGACTCAGGTGGATTTCGGTATTATCTGGCGCTACTTTGGTTTTGCGAATCAGACAACCGCAGTAGTCATGCTTTGGACGGCTTCAGCTTATCTCGTACGCCATCAGAAATTCCATTGGATCACCACGATCCCGGCCCTGTTCATGACCACAGTCTGTGTCAGCTTTATTCTGAACAGCAGTACACTTGGGTTTGGTTTACCAATGCAAATTTCAACGATCCTTGGCTTCTTAGCTTCTATTGCGATGCTGGCCTACGTGCTCAAAGTTGCAAAAGGCCATGATAACGTCGCCCTTTCCGAGGTGAAAAAAGCCGCGAAAGAGCAGACCAAAACAGCTTAG
- the fkpB gene encoding FKBP-type peptidyl-prolyl cis-trans isomerase, giving the protein MANTSEQQLIQTGTAVTFHFTIKLKDGSVADSTHQMGKPAKLVIGDGSLSDNFEQCLLGLQAGDQRTIELKAADAFGLPNPDNIHHMDRTRFAGDTELEVGVIMAFSGPDGMEIPGIVTAIEGESVTVDFNHPLAGQDVTFDIEILAVESAE; this is encoded by the coding sequence ATGGCAAATACAAGCGAACAACAATTGATACAAACAGGCACTGCGGTCACTTTTCATTTTACGATCAAATTGAAAGATGGTTCTGTCGCAGACAGTACCCACCAGATGGGAAAACCTGCGAAGTTAGTGATCGGGGATGGCAGCTTAAGCGATAATTTTGAGCAATGTTTGCTCGGGTTACAGGCCGGCGATCAACGCACGATTGAGCTCAAAGCAGCAGATGCATTCGGTTTACCTAATCCGGATAATATCCACCATATGGATCGGACCCGATTTGCCGGAGATACTGAGCTTGAAGTCGGAGTGATTATGGCGTTTAGTGGCCCGGACGGGATGGAGATTCCCGGTATTGTCACCGCGATCGAAGGCGAGTCGGTGACCGTTGATTTTAATCATCCGCTGGCCGGTCAGGATGTGACGTTCGATATTGAAATTTTGGCCGTTGAATCGGCTGAATAG
- the rpsT gene encoding 30S ribosomal protein S20 has protein sequence MANSKSAKKRAIQAEKNRQHNASRRSMMRTYMKKTVAAIKAGDKQAATAALAEATPILDRMATKGLIHKNKAARHKARFVAAIKAL, from the coding sequence TTGGCAAATAGTAAATCTGCTAAGAAGCGCGCTATTCAGGCGGAAAAAAATCGTCAACACAACGCGAGCCGCCGCTCAATGATGCGCACTTATATGAAGAAAACTGTCGCTGCAATTAAAGCAGGCGACAAACAAGCTGCAACTGCTGCACTAGCTGAAGCAACACCAATTCTTGATCGTATGGCAACAAAAGGCCTGATCCACAAGAATAAAGCAGCTCGTCATAAAGCTCGTTTTGTTGCGGCAATCAAAGCGCTGTAA
- a CDS encoding ArsR/SmtB family transcription factor, which produces MNLQEMEQKSAKAVVLLKAMANERRLQILCLLLTQEFSVGELCAKLELSQSALSQHLALLRREQLVATRKEAQTVYYSISSHEVKEMIELLYRLYCS; this is translated from the coding sequence GTGAATCTTCAGGAAATGGAACAAAAATCAGCCAAAGCCGTTGTGTTGCTTAAAGCGATGGCGAATGAGCGACGTCTTCAGATATTGTGTTTACTGTTAACGCAGGAATTTTCAGTCGGAGAGCTGTGTGCAAAACTGGAGCTGAGTCAGTCTGCATTATCGCAACATCTGGCTTTATTGCGTCGGGAGCAATTGGTTGCGACGCGCAAAGAGGCTCAGACGGTTTACTATTCGATCAGCAGCCATGAAGTGAAAGAGATGATTGAATTACTGTATCGTCTTTATTGTTCGTAG
- the ispH gene encoding 4-hydroxy-3-methylbut-2-enyl diphosphate reductase → MSNEMKILLANPRGFCAGVDRAISIVERALEMYQPPIYVRHEVVHNRFVVEDLKQRGAIFVEELSEVPDNNIVIFSAHGVSQAVRNEAKSRALTVFDATCPLVTKVHMEVARASRKHMEVVLIGHAGHPEVEGTMGQYASQTGGMYLVEKPEDVANLKAIVKHPGQLHYVSQTTLSVDETADVIDELRRVFPDIQGPRKDDICYATQNRQDAVRILAQQVDVMIVVGSKNSSNSTRLKELAEKLGTAAFLTDTPEDIHPEWLSGVQVVGVTAGASAPEALVNQILDRIKELGAVSVEEVLGREENMFFEVPKELQIKLVD, encoded by the coding sequence ATGAGCAATGAGATGAAAATATTACTAGCAAATCCTCGGGGCTTTTGTGCCGGTGTGGACCGGGCCATCAGTATTGTCGAGCGAGCTTTGGAAATGTATCAGCCACCGATCTATGTTCGTCATGAAGTGGTTCATAACCGGTTTGTTGTTGAAGATTTGAAGCAGCGCGGTGCTATTTTCGTTGAAGAGCTGAGTGAAGTCCCGGACAACAATATTGTGATCTTTTCTGCGCATGGTGTTTCTCAGGCGGTCAGAAATGAAGCTAAATCCAGAGCGTTGACCGTTTTTGATGCGACTTGCCCACTGGTGACCAAAGTGCATATGGAAGTTGCCCGGGCCAGTCGAAAACACATGGAAGTCGTTTTAATTGGTCATGCCGGTCATCCTGAAGTCGAAGGAACGATGGGGCAATATGCCAGCCAGACCGGAGGGATGTATCTGGTTGAAAAACCGGAAGATGTGGCTAATCTGAAAGCAATCGTCAAGCATCCCGGACAGCTCCACTATGTTAGCCAGACAACGCTTTCGGTCGATGAAACGGCGGATGTGATTGACGAACTCCGACGCGTGTTTCCCGATATCCAAGGGCCTCGTAAAGATGACATCTGTTATGCGACGCAAAACCGGCAGGATGCGGTGCGGATTCTTGCTCAGCAAGTGGATGTCATGATCGTGGTTGGTTCAAAGAATTCATCGAATTCAACGCGGTTGAAAGAGTTAGCCGAAAAACTGGGCACGGCTGCATTTCTTACCGATACGCCGGAAGATATTCATCCGGAGTGGTTATCCGGTGTTCAGGTTGTCGGCGTGACGGCGGGCGCTTCGGCACCGGAAGCGCTGGTCAATCAAATTCTGGATCGCATTAAAGAATTGGGGGCTGTCTCAGTAGAAGAAGTCTTGGGACGCGAAGAAAATATGTTTTTTGAAGTGCCGAAAGAGTTACAAATTAAGCTGGTAGACTGA
- the ribF gene encoding bifunctional riboflavin kinase/FAD synthetase has product MELIRGIHNIRTQHHGCVLTIGNFDGVHLGHQQVLRLVSEQARRLGVPSMVMTFEPQPMELFNPDYAPARLTRLRDKFVQLSRLDIDRLLCVNFDHQFAQLDAETFIHDLLVNHLGVKFLVIGDDFCFGRQRRGNFAMLQQAGKKFGFEVVSTQSFCVDRLRVSSTAIREALARDELAAAKEMLGRHYSISGRVSHGRKLGRTIGFPTANIPLKRCVSPVSGVYAVRVCGLTDTPIDGVANIGNRPTVNGVRQQLEVHLFDFQGNIYGKQLEVALLHKLRGEHKFDSFEALKQQIELDAEAARVWLLQYEG; this is encoded by the coding sequence ATGGAATTAATCCGAGGTATTCATAATATACGCACTCAGCACCATGGTTGTGTGTTGACGATCGGCAATTTTGATGGTGTCCATCTCGGACATCAACAGGTACTACGATTGGTGTCGGAACAAGCCCGGAGATTGGGAGTTCCATCGATGGTGATGACTTTCGAACCACAGCCGATGGAACTATTTAATCCAGATTATGCACCGGCTCGGTTAACGCGTCTGCGCGATAAATTTGTTCAGTTGAGCCGACTCGACATAGATCGCTTGCTTTGTGTTAACTTTGATCATCAATTTGCCCAATTAGATGCAGAAACCTTCATTCATGACTTGTTGGTCAATCACTTGGGTGTTAAGTTTCTTGTCATTGGCGATGATTTCTGTTTTGGTCGGCAACGGCGTGGTAATTTTGCGATGTTGCAACAAGCCGGTAAGAAATTCGGGTTTGAGGTGGTCAGTACACAAAGTTTTTGTGTTGATCGCCTGCGAGTCAGCAGTACTGCGATTCGTGAAGCACTGGCACGAGATGAACTTGCCGCTGCCAAAGAGATGCTTGGGCGTCATTACAGTATCAGTGGCCGGGTGTCTCATGGCAGAAAATTAGGGCGAACCATTGGTTTCCCAACGGCAAACATTCCACTAAAGCGGTGTGTTTCTCCGGTTTCCGGGGTGTACGCCGTCCGGGTCTGTGGTCTGACGGACACACCAATCGATGGCGTTGCCAATATTGGCAACCGACCGACAGTGAATGGTGTTCGTCAGCAACTGGAAGTGCATTTATTTGACTTTCAAGGCAATATTTACGGTAAACAGTTAGAAGTCGCACTTTTACATAAACTTCGAGGGGAGCATAAATTTGATTCCTTTGAAGCACTGAAACAACAAATCGAATTGGATGCTGAAGCGGCAAGGGTGTGGTTGCTTCAGTATGAGGGTTAG
- the murQ gene encoding N-acetylmuramic acid 6-phosphate etherase yields MANDALLSALSQLVSEGRNPETMDIDLLSTEAILERLNQQDKTVPFAVEKVIPQIATAVDAITTAFKNKGRLIYIGAGTSGRLGVLDASECPPTFGVSDQMVIGLIAGGKEAMFKAQEGIEDSPTAATTDLQAIALTQHDVVVGIAASGRTPYVIGGLDYANQIGATTVAVSCNPDSKIADMAQIAISPLVGPEALTGSTRLKSGTAQKLILNMLTTASMIRLGKSYQNLMVDVQATNKKLEARAVRIVMQATDCDKPRAEQLLVQSHNNAKVAILMALTDMSYQEALDKLSQSEGFLRKAIQPSD; encoded by the coding sequence ATGGCCAATGATGCTTTATTGTCTGCCCTGTCTCAGTTGGTTTCTGAAGGACGAAATCCAGAAACGATGGATATCGATTTGTTGTCCACTGAAGCCATTCTTGAGCGGCTCAATCAACAGGATAAAACCGTCCCTTTCGCGGTAGAAAAGGTCATTCCCCAAATTGCAACAGCCGTCGATGCGATTACGACGGCCTTTAAAAATAAAGGCCGGTTAATCTATATCGGCGCCGGCACCAGCGGTCGTCTGGGCGTTTTAGATGCATCAGAGTGTCCGCCGACCTTCGGTGTTTCTGACCAAATGGTCATCGGCTTGATCGCCGGGGGCAAAGAAGCCATGTTTAAAGCACAGGAAGGCATTGAAGATTCCCCGACCGCAGCGACCACCGATCTACAAGCCATTGCGCTCACTCAACATGATGTGGTGGTCGGTATTGCAGCCAGTGGCCGGACACCGTATGTCATCGGCGGGCTGGACTATGCAAACCAGATCGGCGCAACGACTGTTGCTGTGTCTTGTAATCCAGACTCTAAAATCGCCGACATGGCACAAATCGCAATCTCACCGCTGGTTGGCCCGGAAGCATTAACCGGTTCAACCCGACTAAAATCCGGTACGGCACAAAAACTGATCCTGAATATGCTGACCACCGCGAGTATGATTCGCTTAGGTAAAAGCTATCAAAACCTGATGGTTGATGTTCAGGCAACCAATAAAAAGCTGGAGGCCCGAGCGGTTAGAATTGTCATGCAAGCAACCGATTGTGACAAACCCCGGGCGGAACAGTTACTGGTGCAGAGTCACAACAATGCCAAAGTCGCAATTCTGATGGCACTGACCGATATGAGTTATCAGGAAGCACTCGACAAACTCTCACAATCGGAAGGTTTTTTACGCAAGGCGATCCAACCGTCGGATTAA
- a CDS encoding DUF2799 domain-containing protein has translation MNFRTWLGGIVIAVLLLGCAASEQSLATQGDWYQIGYRDGIAGHQQRSYQSLHKLGAVQIANYDEGYNDGVTQYCNPDFAYQIGLSGQYYDGVCAGTPAGNQFRMEWQRGWDQYTSH, from the coding sequence ATAAATTTTCGGACTTGGCTCGGTGGGATTGTGATTGCTGTGTTGCTATTGGGGTGCGCTGCGTCAGAACAATCGCTTGCTACACAAGGGGATTGGTATCAGATCGGTTATCGGGATGGCATTGCAGGGCACCAACAGCGATCCTATCAATCGCTGCATAAGCTGGGAGCCGTGCAGATAGCCAATTATGACGAAGGGTACAATGACGGGGTGACCCAGTATTGTAATCCTGACTTTGCCTATCAAATCGGGTTATCCGGTCAATATTACGACGGGGTTTGTGCCGGAACACCTGCGGGGAATCAGTTCCGTATGGAGTGGCAACGAGGTTGGGATCAATATACCAGTCACTAA
- the murJ gene encoding murein biosynthesis integral membrane protein MurJ — MTLLSRVLGLFRDIVVANLMGAGASADVFFFANKIPNFLRRLFAEGAFSQAFVPVLTEYHAQGDMDKTRLLIARASGTLGVLVSIVTLFGILGSSVVTAIFGAGWFLDWLHGGPAAAKFELASLLLKITFPYLWFITFVALSGAILNTLGKFAVSSFTPVFLNVMIIGSALLIAPRLAQPEIGLALGVFLGGLVQFLFQLPFLIKAGVFVWPKWGWNDPGVRKIRTLMLPALFGVSVSQINLLFDTFIASFLQTGSISWLYYSDRLLEFPLGLFGIAIATVILPALSRKHVDAEPIGFAHTMDWGVRMVCLLGIPATLGLIVLAQPMIMVLFMRGEFTLVDVQQAALSLQAYASGLLCFMLIKVLAPGYYSRQDTRTPVKYGIVAMITNMLFNAVFAWFFGYVGLAMATALSAFINMALLYRGLHLAAVYRMQRSTMLFIGRIFTASIMMSICLAFGADHLATWADWGTLKRGLMLAGLIVAGACVYGGVSLISGIRLKDIRVTQ; from the coding sequence ATGACACTGCTATCGCGCGTTTTAGGATTATTTCGAGATATTGTTGTGGCAAATCTTATGGGGGCCGGGGCGAGTGCTGATGTGTTCTTCTTTGCCAATAAAATTCCCAACTTTTTACGCCGCCTATTTGCCGAAGGTGCTTTTTCACAGGCATTTGTCCCGGTACTGACCGAATATCACGCTCAGGGGGATATGGACAAAACGCGTTTGTTGATTGCTCGGGCTTCCGGGACATTGGGGGTTCTCGTTTCGATCGTCACCTTATTCGGAATTCTCGGTTCTAGTGTTGTGACGGCTATTTTCGGTGCAGGCTGGTTTCTTGACTGGTTACATGGCGGGCCAGCGGCAGCAAAGTTTGAGCTGGCCAGTTTGCTGCTCAAAATTACATTTCCTTATTTATGGTTTATCACGTTTGTTGCCCTCTCTGGCGCGATTTTAAACACGTTGGGTAAGTTTGCGGTTTCTTCATTTACTCCCGTTTTTCTGAATGTGATGATTATTGGTTCTGCACTCTTGATTGCGCCTCGGCTGGCACAGCCAGAGATTGGTTTAGCTTTAGGCGTGTTTCTCGGCGGGCTGGTCCAGTTCTTGTTTCAGTTGCCTTTTTTAATCAAAGCCGGGGTATTCGTCTGGCCGAAATGGGGTTGGAATGATCCCGGAGTTCGTAAAATCAGAACGTTGATGCTCCCTGCATTATTTGGTGTTTCGGTGAGCCAAATCAACTTACTGTTCGATACCTTTATTGCCAGTTTTTTGCAAACCGGATCGATTAGCTGGCTTTACTATTCGGATCGGCTGTTGGAGTTCCCGCTTGGATTATTTGGTATCGCGATTGCCACCGTGATTTTGCCGGCCCTATCAAGAAAACATGTCGATGCTGAACCGATCGGATTTGCCCATACGATGGATTGGGGGGTGCGGATGGTTTGTTTGCTGGGCATTCCGGCAACGCTCGGCTTGATCGTCTTAGCCCAACCGATGATTATGGTCTTGTTTATGCGTGGTGAATTTACTTTAGTCGATGTGCAGCAGGCGGCGCTTTCGTTACAGGCATACGCTTCAGGTTTACTGTGCTTCATGCTGATTAAAGTCTTAGCTCCGGGATACTATTCTCGTCAGGATACCCGAACACCGGTCAAATATGGGATTGTTGCGATGATCACCAATATGTTGTTTAACGCGGTGTTTGCTTGGTTTTTCGGTTATGTTGGTTTGGCAATGGCGACGGCCTTGTCCGCATTTATCAATATGGCTTTATTATATAGAGGGCTACATTTAGCCGCCGTATATCGGATGCAGCGGTCGACCATGCTATTTATTGGCCGGATTTTCACTGCCAGTATTATGATGAGTATCTGCCTTGCTTTCGGGGCGGATCATCTGGCGACTTGGGCTGATTGGGGCACGTTAAAACGAGGACTCATGTTGGCCGGGTTGATCGTGGCTGGTGCCTGTGTTTATGGGGGAGTCAGCTTAATCAGCGGAATTCGCTTGAAAGATATCCGAGTGACACAATAG